The Filimonas lacunae genomic sequence TTTATTTTGCTTATTTCGGCACATACAAGCCGGCATACAAAACAGATAGAGGAGGTTAAAGCCAATACTAATTTTCCAAAGAATTAGTTATTGATCAGTCAACTTTTTGTTTAATAATGTCTCTAAAAAATGAACCCAGCAGTCTCCAGTATTTTTACATGCTTGAAACTGCAGGCCGGAAAGCTCCGGCCTTTTTTGTTCTATAAATGCTTATTTTAGGACAGTCACAAACTAATGAATTCCACTGATGAAATGGATTACCCGTGAACGCCCCAAAATTGACAGAATTGCCTGCCCGTGGTTAATTAAACGTTTTATTGATCCCGATGCTGAAATTATTTATGTTCCTTATACAGAGGTGTTATCCCAGGCTGAACTGCTGCAAGCCATCCCATTTGACTTGCCGGATATAGAATATACTCACTATGAAGACCAATGTACCTTTGACTATTTCCTGAAAAAGCACCAGTTAAATGACCCTGCTCTGGATCGTATAGCGGCAATTGTACGGGGTGCAGATACAGACAGGCACGATTTTGCGGCGCAGTCGGCAGGACTGGAAGCTATATTTTCAGGCCTGGCCTACAATATCAGGAACGATCAGGAGCTTTTAGAACTGGGATTGACCATTTATGACGGCTTATATAGCTGGGCCAAACACCTGCATCATTTAAAGCACACCCAGGCAGGCCCGGTTGAACAAATGCTACTGGAGGTTTTTAATAAGTACATCAAAAAAAGTGGAGCTAACAAAATACCAGCCTGGGCAAAAGAGCTGAAAAACCTGATTCAAGACCAGATTGATACCAATGTAAGCCTTAGCCTGAAAGATGTATCCAAAGATCTTGACATACACCCTTCTTATTTGTCAAGGGAGTTTTCCAAATATTTCGACAACCTTTCCTACGGTGAATACATTCGTAAGATACGGATAGAAAGAGCTATTGAATTGTTGACCAACGCTAACTATTCACTCACCGAAATAGCTTATTTAACCGGTTTTTCCGATCAAAGCCACTTTACACGCATTTTTAAACAACAAACCGGCGAAACCCAACCGAACATAAAAAAAGGCTTCAAAAAGGTAAAAAGGATCCCAAAAGTTAATTCTGTTCTATTCCAGGCAGTTTCAACATAATAGCATTGCATAAGAAAAGCTATTGGCTCTATAATGCAATACTATTATGAAAAGAACAACGTACACGTATTTGATTATACTTACTCTGGTAACAACTGGTTTTGTTTCTGTTGCCCCTGCCCAAACATCATTACCTGCTTATCCGAAGGTTACCGGATATGTAGGCATCATTCATCCCATAGTCACTTTTAGTAAAGACGGCACGCATACAAATTTTGATGGGGCGTATGTAGGAGGTTTACCTACTGGTATTAACATTTGGAAAAGCTCCGGAATCGGATTTTCTTTTGAAGTAGTTCCCTTTATCCGTGCCGCTGATGGCACCAGCAAAATGAACAATCTCTTATTTCATCCTGGCCTGCTGCTATCACTGGGGCATGGCTTTGTACTTGCCAGCCGTGCCGCTTTTGAAACGTCGGGAAGGTATGGCGTAACTCCAGTGCTAAACAAAACCATTATTAAAAAGAAGGACTACAGCTATTATATAGCCCTTCCCGTTCCCGCCCGTTTTGGGAATAATCAGCCGGCTGCTATTGGTGTAGGATTTCAGTTTGGTATAGCCTTTTAAAAAATGAAAAAGGTAGCTGAAAAGCTACCTTTTTCATTTTTAGTTATGCCTTATTATTGAAAAAGAACCATTATTGTACAATGGTTACTGACCCTGTGAGCTTTTCCATTCCGTTTTTCAGATCAATAACATAATAATAGGTAGCGGCGGGCACCAATTTCCCATTCCATGTACCTTTCCAGGCCACCGGGTAGCCGATGGAAAAGTACACTTGCTGTCCGTACCGGTTGAACACTGCTACCGTGCAACCCGGATACATTTGCAGATTGGTAATGTCCCACGCATCGTTGATACCATCGCCGTTAGGTGTAAAAATATTAGGCACGTTCACGTCACGCAATAGTTTTACTGTCAGATAGTCGGAAGCCGTACAGCCCCCTTCCAGGCCTGTGGCAGTAATGGTAAAGGTATTGTCTGCCCTGGCCAGATAAGTGGGGTGCAGCAGAGCAGCATTGTTCAACTCTGCAGCAGGCGACCACTGAAAGCGCACTTTCACAGAATCATTGGTAACAGGCTGAA encodes the following:
- a CDS encoding chromate resistance protein ChrB domain-containing protein, which gives rise to MKWITRERPKIDRIACPWLIKRFIDPDAEIIYVPYTEVLSQAELLQAIPFDLPDIEYTHYEDQCTFDYFLKKHQLNDPALDRIAAIVRGADTDRHDFAAQSAGLEAIFSGLAYNIRNDQELLELGLTIYDGLYSWAKHLHHLKHTQAGPVEQMLLEVFNKYIKKSGANKIPAWAKELKNLIQDQIDTNVSLSLKDVSKDLDIHPSYLSREFSKYFDNLSYGEYIRKIRIERAIELLTNANYSLTEIAYLTGFSDQSHFTRIFKQQTGETQPNIKKGFKKVKRIPKVNSVLFQAVST